The following proteins come from a genomic window of Streptococcus pneumoniae:
- a CDS encoding SPJ_0845 family protein encodes MAVKFTKRDDLDKMFEEFAKLPDLKQVTFPDDKEKKAKAEKKN; translated from the coding sequence ATGGCTGTAAAATTTACAAAACGAGACGACTTGGACAAGATGTTTGAAGAGTTTGCTAAACTCCCTGATTTGAAACAAGTTACTTTCCCTGATGACAAAGAGAAAAAAGCCAAAGCAGAAAAGAAAAACTAG
- a CDS encoding permease, translated as MTAFQQLPSSVLQTGAIFLSIIIEALPFVLIGSIVSGLIEVYITPDKVYHFLPRNRWGRIFFGTFVGMFFPSCECGIVPIINRFLEKKVPSYTAVPFLVTAPVINPIVLFATYSAFGNSFHVALLRALGSILVAVILGIFLGFFWQEPIQKENRLACHEHDFSYLSSAKKVFQVFVQAIDEFFDTGRYLVFGCLFASIIQVYVPTRILTSISATPLFAILLLMILAFLLSLCSEADAFIGASLLSSFGLAPVLAFLVIGPMLDIKNILMMKNYLKARFISHFITIVTLVVLVYSLLIGVIL; from the coding sequence ATGACTGCTTTTCAACAACTCCCATCTAGTGTACTTCAAACTGGAGCCATTTTTCTCTCCATTATCATTGAAGCCCTTCCCTTCGTTCTGATAGGAAGCATTGTCTCAGGGCTGATTGAAGTTTATATCACACCTGACAAGGTTTATCATTTTCTCCCTCGAAATCGTTGGGGGAGAATCTTTTTTGGGACCTTCGTCGGTATGTTTTTCCCTTCTTGTGAATGTGGAATCGTCCCCATCATCAATCGTTTTCTGGAAAAAAAGGTTCCAAGTTACACGGCCGTTCCTTTTCTTGTGACAGCACCTGTTATCAATCCCATTGTTCTTTTTGCGACCTATTCTGCCTTTGGCAACTCCTTCCATGTCGCCCTATTACGAGCTCTGGGTTCCATTCTTGTGGCTGTAATACTAGGAATTTTTCTAGGATTTTTCTGGCAAGAACCGATTCAGAAAGAAAATCGTCTGGCTTGTCATGAGCATGATTTTTCTTACTTGAGTTCTGCAAAAAAAGTTTTTCAAGTCTTTGTGCAGGCCATTGATGAATTTTTTGATACGGGGCGTTATTTGGTATTTGGCTGCCTCTTTGCTTCTATAATACAGGTCTACGTTCCGACTCGGATTCTGACCTCTATCAGTGCGACCCCTCTTTTTGCCATCCTGCTCTTGATGATTTTAGCCTTTCTTCTTTCGCTCTGTAGTGAGGCGGATGCCTTTATAGGTGCTTCTCTTCTCTCGAGTTTCGGTTTGGCACCAGTTCTGGCCTTTCTCGTCATTGGTCCAATGCTGGATATCAAAAATATTCTCATGATGAAAAATTACTTGAAAGCACGATTTATCAGTCACTTCATAACAATTGTAACTCTTGTCGTCTTAGTCTATTCTCTCTTGATTGGAGTCATCCTATGA
- the pfkA gene encoding 6-phosphofructokinase — translation MKRIAVLTSGGDAPGMNAAIRAVVRQAISEGMEVFGIYDGYAGMVAGEIHPLDAASVGDIISRGGTFLHSARYPEFAQLEGQLKGIEQLKKHGIEGVVVIGGDGSYHGAMRLTEHGFPAIGLPGTIDNDIVGTDFTIGFDTAVTTAMDAIDKIRDTSSSHRRTFVIEVMGRNAGDIALWAGIATGADEIIIPEAGFKMEDIVASIKAGYECGKKHNIIVLAEGVMSAAEFGQKLKEAGDTSDLRVTELGHIQRGGSPTARDRVLASRMGAHAVKLLKEGIGGVAVGIRNEKMVENPILGTAEEGALFSLTAEGKIVVNNPHKADIELSSLNKSLS, via the coding sequence ATGAAACGTATTGCTGTTTTGACTAGTGGCGGAGACGCACCTGGTATGAACGCTGCTATCCGTGCAGTTGTTCGTCAAGCAATTTCAGAAGGAATGGAAGTGTTTGGTATCTATGACGGATATGCTGGTATGGTTGCCGGTGAAATTCATCCCCTAGATGCAGCTTCAGTAGGAGACATCATTTCTCGTGGTGGTACTTTTCTTCACTCAGCTCGTTACCCAGAGTTCGCTCAACTTGAAGGGCAACTTAAAGGGATTGAGCAATTGAAAAAACACGGAATTGAAGGTGTAGTTGTTATCGGTGGTGACGGATCTTACCACGGCGCTATGCGTTTGACTGAACATGGCTTCCCAGCTATTGGTCTTCCAGGTACAATCGATAACGATATCGTTGGTACTGACTTTACAATCGGTTTTGACACAGCGGTTACTACTGCCATGGACGCTATCGATAAGATTCGTGATACATCATCAAGTCACCGTCGTACTTTTGTAATCGAAGTTATGGGACGTAACGCTGGTGATATCGCTCTTTGGGCTGGTATTGCAACTGGTGCTGATGAAATCATCATCCCTGAAGCAGGCTTCAAGATGGAAGATATCGTAGCAAGCATCAAAGCTGGTTATGAATGTGGTAAAAAACACAATATCATCGTCTTAGCTGAAGGTGTGATGTCAGCGGCTGAATTTGGTCAAAAACTTAAAGAAGCTGGAGATACAAGCGACCTTCGTGTAACAGAACTTGGACATATTCAACGTGGTGGTTCTCCAACTGCGCGTGACCGTGTTTTGGCGTCACGTATGGGTGCACATGCTGTTAAACTTCTTAAAGAAGGTATCGGTGGTGTTGCGGTTGGTATTCGTAACGAAAAAATGGTTGAAAATCCAATTCTTGGTACTGCAGAAGAAGGGGCATTGTTTAGCCTTACTGCAGAAGGTAAGATTGTGGTTAACAACCCGCACAAAGCCGATATTGAGCTATCTAGCTTGAATAAGAGCTTGTCATAA
- a CDS encoding TIGR03943 family putative permease subunit gives MIRFLVLAGYFELTIYLHLSGKLNQYINMHYSYLAYISMVLSFILAIVQLYIWMKQVKTHSHLNSRLAKMTSISLLAIPLVIGLTFPTVSLDSQTVSAKGYHFPLSEGTDLAIQTSEGTTSQYLKPDTSSYFSKSAYEKEMRTAADKYLSQDSIQITNENYMEVMEAIYDYPDEFEGKTIQFTGFVYNDPSHANSQFLFRFGIIHCIADSGVYGLLTKGNTRQYENNTWISAKGKLVNHYHKELKQNLPTLEIDSFTKVDKPENPYVYRAF, from the coding sequence ATGATTCGATTTTTAGTTTTAGCTGGCTATTTTGAACTGACTATTTACCTCCATCTGTCGGGCAAACTAAACCAGTACATCAACATGCACTATTCCTATCTGGCCTATATCTCCATGGTGCTTTCTTTTATCTTGGCTATCGTTCAATTGTATATCTGGATGAAGCAAGTCAAAACCCACAGTCATCTGAACAGCCGATTAGCCAAGATGACGAGTATTTCTCTTCTGGCTATTCCACTTGTCATCGGCTTAACTTTCCCAACTGTTAGCTTGGATTCTCAGACCGTTTCTGCTAAAGGTTATCATTTCCCCCTATCGGAAGGAACGGATCTAGCCATTCAGACAAGCGAAGGGACGACAAGCCAATATTTGAAACCAGATACCAGTTCTTATTTTTCAAAATCAGCCTATGAAAAGGAAATGCGAACGGCGGCGGATAAATACTTATCCCAAGATAGTATTCAGATCACTAATGAAAACTATATGGAGGTCATGGAGGCTATCTACGACTATCCAGATGAATTTGAGGGTAAGACAATCCAGTTCACAGGCTTTGTCTATAATGACCCCAGTCATGCCAATAGCCAATTTCTGTTCCGCTTCGGCATTATTCACTGCATCGCAGATTCTGGTGTCTATGGATTGCTGACCAAGGGCAATACCCGGCAGTATGAAAACAACACTTGGATTTCAGCCAAAGGAAAACTGGTCAATCACTACCATAAAGAACTCAAACAAAACCTTCCAACCTTGGAAATCGACAGCTTTACCAAAGTCGATAAACCAGAAAATCCCTATGTATATAGAGCTTTTTAA
- a CDS encoding ABC transporter ATP-binding protein: protein MTLLDVKHVQKIYKTRFQGNQVEALKDIHFTVEKGDYVAIMGESGSGKSTLLNILAMLDKPSRGQVYLNGTDTATIKNSQASSFRREKLGFVFQDFNLLDTLSVKDNILLPLVLSRRPITEMMKKLVMTAENLGINQLQEKYPYEISGGQKQRVAVARAIITEPEILLADEPTGALDSKSSAALLDVFNEINERGQTILMVTHSTAAASRAKRVLFIKDGILYNQIYRGEKTERQMFQEISDTLTVMASEVN, encoded by the coding sequence ATGACACTTTTAGATGTAAAACACGTTCAAAAAATTTATAAAACACGTTTTCAGGGCAACCAAGTAGAGGCCCTCAAGGATATTCACTTCACCGTAGAAAAGGGTGACTACGTTGCTATCATGGGTGAGTCTGGTTCTGGTAAATCCACTCTGCTCAATATCCTAGCTATGCTGGATAAACCAAGTCGTGGGCAGGTTTACCTAAACGGAACTGATACAGCAACTATTAAAAATTCACAGGCTTCTAGTTTCCGGCGTGAAAAGCTAGGATTTGTCTTCCAAGACTTTAACTTGCTAGATACTCTGTCTGTTAAGGACAATATCTTGCTTCCGCTTGTCTTGTCAAGAAGACCTATAACGGAGATGATGAAGAAATTGGTGATGACAGCTGAAAATCTGGGTATCAACCAATTGCAAGAGAAGTACCCTTACGAGATTTCTGGTGGTCAGAAACAGCGTGTAGCAGTAGCCCGCGCCATCATCACAGAACCTGAAATTCTCCTTGCGGACGAGCCAACAGGAGCCCTTGATTCCAAGTCATCTGCAGCCTTACTTGATGTCTTTAATGAAATCAATGAGCGTGGGCAAACCATCCTCATGGTAACCCACTCAACAGCAGCTGCTAGCAGGGCCAAGCGTGTTCTCTTTATCAAAGACGGCATTCTTTACAATCAAATCTACCGTGGAGAGAAGACAGAACGTCAGATGTTCCAAGAAATCTCTGATACCTTGACTGTCATGGCAAGCGAGGTGAATTAG
- a CDS encoding SprT family protein — protein sequence MKLTDYVKQVSLEDFGRAFIHHVQWNRRLRSTGGRFFPKDGHLDFNPKVYQKLGMEVFRKIVRHELCHYHLYFQGKGYQHKDRDFKELLKAVDGLRFVPSLPNSNSKPLKLYRCQSCQQRYQRKRRIDTQRYRCGLCRGKLLLINQPED from the coding sequence ATGAAACTGACTGATTATGTCAAGCAGGTTTCACTAGAAGACTTCGGGAGAGCTTTTATCCATCATGTCCAGTGGAATAGGCGTCTACGTTCGACAGGTGGGCGATTTTTCCCCAAAGATGGGCATCTGGATTTTAATCCCAAGGTTTATCAGAAACTGGGTATGGAGGTTTTTAGGAAAATTGTCCGACATGAACTCTGTCATTATCACCTTTATTTCCAAGGGAAGGGCTATCAACACAAGGATCGGGATTTTAAGGAACTTTTGAAAGCAGTGGATGGATTAAGGTTTGTACCATCCTTGCCCAATAGTAACTCTAAACCACTCAAGCTTTATCGTTGTCAATCCTGCCAGCAAAGGTATCAGCGCAAGCGTAGGATTGATACCCAACGCTATCGCTGTGGACTTTGTCGAGGTAAATTGCTTCTGATAAATCAGCCTGAGGACTGA
- a CDS encoding Tex family protein yields MDKKYEKISQDLGVTLKQIDTVLSLTAEGATIPFIARYRKDMTGSLDEVAIKAIIDLDKSLTNLNDRKEAVLAKIQEQGKLTKELEEAILVAEKLADVEELYLPYKEKRRTKATIAREAGLFPLARLILQNIVDLEKEAEKFVCEGFATGKEALTGAVDILVEALSEDVTLRSMTYQEVLRHSKLTSQAKDESLDEKQVFQIYYDFSETVGTMQGYRTLALNRGEKLGVLKIGFEHATDRILAFFATRFKVKNAYIDEVVQQSVKKKVLPAIERRIRTELTEKAEEGAIQLFSDNLRNLLLVAPLKGRVVLGFDPAFRTGAKLAVVDATGKMLTTQVIYPVKPASARQIEEAKKDLADLIGQYGVEIIAIGNGTASRESEAFVAEVLKDFPEVSYVIVNESGASVYSASELARQEFPDLTVEKRSAISIARRLQDPLAELVKIDPKSIGVGQYQHDVSQKKLSESLDFVVDTVVNQVGVNVNTASPALLSHVAGLNKTISENIVKYREEEGKITSRAQIKKVPRLGAKAFEQAAGFLRIPESSNILDNTGVHPENYTAVKELFKRLDIKDLNEEAQSKLKSLSVKEMAQELDLGPETLKDIIADLLKPGRDFRDSFDAPVLRQDVLDIKDLVVGQKLEGVVRNVVDFGAFVDIGIHEDGLIHISHMSRKFIKHPSQVVSVGDLVTVWVKKIDTEREKVNLSLLAPNETD; encoded by the coding sequence ATGGATAAAAAATATGAAAAAATCTCTCAGGATTTGGGAGTGACGTTAAAGCAAATTGATACCGTTCTAAGTTTGACAGCTGAAGGGGCGACTATTCCCTTTATCGCGCGTTATCGCAAGGACATGACTGGTAGTCTGGATGAGGTGGCGATTAAGGCTATTATTGATTTGGATAAAAGTCTGACAAATCTCAATGACCGTAAGGAAGCTGTCTTAGCTAAGATTCAAGAACAAGGTAAGTTGACCAAGGAATTGGAAGAAGCTATCTTAGTTGCCGAAAAATTAGCAGACGTTGAAGAACTCTATCTTCCTTATAAGGAAAAGCGTCGTACCAAGGCAACCATTGCCCGTGAAGCTGGACTCTTTCCTCTTGCTCGCTTGATTTTGCAGAATATAGTTGACTTAGAGAAAGAAGCTGAAAAGTTCGTCTGTGAAGGATTTGCGACTGGCAAGGAAGCCTTGACCGGTGCAGTTGATATTTTGGTCGAAGCCTTATCGGAAGATGTGACCTTGCGTTCTATGACTTATCAGGAAGTGCTGAGACACTCTAAACTCACTTCTCAAGCCAAGGATGAAAGTCTTGATGAAAAGCAGGTTTTTCAGATTTATTATGATTTTTCAGAGACAGTTGGAACTATGCAAGGCTATCGTACCTTGGCTCTCAATCGTGGGGAGAAACTTGGTGTCTTGAAGATCGGTTTTGAACATGCGACGGACCGTATTCTTGCCTTCTTTGCTACTCGTTTCAAGGTGAAAAATGCTTATATTGATGAAGTTGTTCAGCAATCCGTTAAGAAAAAGGTCTTGCCTGCTATCGAGCGTCGTATTCGGACAGAATTAACTGAGAAAGCTGAAGAAGGAGCTATCCAACTTTTTTCTGACAATCTGCGCAATCTCCTCTTGGTTGCTCCACTGAAAGGGCGCGTGGTTCTTGGATTTGACCCAGCCTTTCGTACAGGTGCCAAGTTAGCTGTCGTGGATGCAACAGGAAAAATGCTGACAACTCAGGTTATTTATCCTGTTAAACCAGCATCAGCTCGTCAAATCGAAGAAGCCAAGAAAGATTTAGCAGATTTAATTGGTCAATACGGTGTAGAGATTATTGCCATTGGAAATGGAACGGCCAGTCGTGAAAGTGAAGCTTTTGTAGCGGAAGTTCTGAAAGATTTCCCTGAAGTCAGCTATGTTATCGTTAATGAAAGTGGTGCTTCTGTCTATTCTGCCAGCGAACTTGCTCGTCAGGAGTTTCCAGACTTGACCGTTGAAAAACGCTCTGCCATTTCTATCGCCCGTCGTTTGCAAGATCCTCTTGCGGAATTGGTCAAAATCGATCCTAAGTCAATTGGTGTCGGTCAATACCAACACGATGTCAGTCAGAAGAAACTATCTGAGAGTCTGGACTTTGTTGTCGATACAGTGGTTAACCAAGTTGGTGTCAATGTCAATACAGCTAGCCCAGCTCTTCTTTCACACGTAGCTGGACTCAACAAAACTATCTCTGAAAATATTGTCAAATACCGCGAGGAAGAAGGAAAAATCACTTCACGCGCCCAAATCAAGAAAGTTCCTCGTCTGGGAGCCAAGGCCTTTGAGCAGGCTGCTGGTTTCCTTCGTATCCCTGAAAGTAGCAATATCCTTGATAATACAGGAGTTCACCCAGAGAATTACACTGCAGTTAAGGAACTCTTCAAACGTTTAGATATTAAAGACCTAAACGAAGAAGCCCAAAGCAAACTCAAGTCCCTTTCAGTCAAGGAAATGGCTCAAGAGCTAGACCTCGGTCCAGAAACCCTTAAAGATATCATTGCAGATCTTCTCAAACCAGGTCGAGATTTCCGTGATTCCTTTGACGCACCTGTGCTTCGCCAAGATGTCCTAGATATCAAAGACCTAGTGGTAGGTCAGAAGCTAGAAGGTGTTGTGCGTAACGTTGTTGACTTCGGTGCCTTCGTTGATATCGGGATTCACGAGGACGGCTTGATTCATATTTCTCATATGAGTCGCAAGTTTATCAAACACCCTAGTCAAGTGGTGTCAGTTGGAGATTTGGTGACCGTTTGGGTCAAGAAAATTGATACTGAACGTGAAAAAGTTAATCTGTCGCTCCTCGCTCCAAATGAAACTGACTGA
- a CDS encoding DUF4300 family protein, translating to MKKSRKLATLGICSALFLGLAACQQQHATSEGTNQRQSSSAKVPWKASYTNLNNQVSTEEVKSLLSAHLDPNSVDAFFNLVNDYNTIVGSTGLSGDFTSFTHTEYDVEKISHLWNQKKGDFVGTNCRINSYCLLKNSVTIPKLEKNDQLLFLDNDAIDKGKVFDSQDKEEFDILFSRVPTEATTDVKVHAEKMETFFSQFQFNEKARMLSVVLHDNLDGEYLFVGHVGVLVPADDGFLFVEKLTFEEPYQAIKFASKEDCYKYLGTKYADYTGEGLAKPFIMDNDKWVKL from the coding sequence ATGAAGAAATCAAGAAAATTAGCCACATTAGGAATCTGTTCAGCCTTGTTTTTAGGCTTGGCTGCTTGTCAACAACAACATGCTACTTCTGAGGGTACGAATCAAAGGCAAAGCAGTTCAGCGAAAGTTCCATGGAAAGCTTCATACACCAACCTAAACAACCAGGTAAGTACAGAAGAGGTCAAATCTCTCTTATCAGCTCACTTGGATCCAAATAGTGTTGATGCATTTTTTAATCTCGTTAATGACTATAATACCATTGTCGGCTCAACTGGCTTATCAGGAGATTTCACTTCCTTTACTCACACCGAATACGATGTTGAGAAAATCAGTCATCTCTGGAATCAAAAGAAGGGCGATTTCGTTGGGACCAACTGCCGTATCAATAGTTATTGTCTTTTGAAAAATTCAGTCACCATTCCAAAGCTTGAAAAGAATGACCAGTTGCTTTTCCTAGATAATGATGCGATTGATAAAGGAAAGGTCTTTGATTCACAAGATAAGGAAGAGTTTGATATTCTATTTTCGAGAGTTCCAACTGAGGCAACTACAGATGTCAAGGTTCACGCTGAAAAGATGGAAACATTCTTCTCACAATTTCAATTCAATGAAAAAGCTCGAATGCTGTCTGTAGTCTTGCACGACAATCTGGATGGCGAGTATCTGTTTGTAGGCCACGTTGGGGTCTTAGTACCTGCTGATGACGGTTTCTTATTTGTAGAGAAATTGACTTTCGAAGAGCCCTACCAAGCGATTAAATTTGCTAGTAAGGAAGATTGCTACAAGTATTTGGGCACCAAGTATGCGGATTATACAGGCGAGGGACTGGCTAAGCCTTTTATCATGGATAATGATAAGTGGGTTAAACTTTAA
- a CDS encoding alpha/beta hydrolase, with amino-acid sequence MKKYFIGGLGSNAYHSKDFLQELDSQVYFLNPYEKHLRDETELKSWFKNEIVEEESICLIGHSIGGDLARYFASEFEEVKKLILLDGGYLDLDKILPLDTELEETKNYIKSQIISDLDVLTSKEKSEAKHWSENMEKAVRQSYHWNVEYNRYELAINYENIEAILRLRRKIQAFKREVGDTLFISPRYPNEATWREEALKELPDYFDTIFLENFGHELYTQAPKEIASLMNEWLAYFL; translated from the coding sequence ATGAAAAAATATTTTATTGGCGGTTTGGGAAGCAATGCCTATCATAGCAAGGATTTTCTTCAAGAACTAGATTCGCAGGTCTATTTTCTAAATCCATATGAAAAGCATCTTCGAGATGAAACAGAATTGAAATCATGGTTTAAAAATGAGATTGTAGAGGAAGAATCTATCTGTCTGATAGGTCATTCTATTGGAGGCGATTTAGCTCGTTATTTCGCATCGGAATTTGAAGAAGTAAAGAAACTGATTCTTTTGGATGGTGGCTATCTAGATTTAGATAAGATTTTACCTTTGGATACAGAGTTAGAGGAAACTAAAAATTATATCAAATCTCAAATTATTTCGGACTTAGATGTTCTTACTTCTAAAGAAAAATCTGAAGCAAAGCATTGGTCAGAAAATATGGAGAAAGCTGTAAGACAGTCCTATCACTGGAATGTTGAGTATAATAGATATGAGTTGGCTATAAATTATGAAAATATAGAAGCGATACTCCGCCTACGGAGAAAAATACAAGCTTTTAAGAGAGAAGTGGGAGATACCTTGTTTATTAGTCCTCGCTATCCTAATGAAGCTACATGGAGAGAGGAAGCCCTAAAAGAATTGCCAGACTATTTTGATACTATTTTTTTAGAAAACTTTGGCCATGAGCTTTATACTCAAGCACCTAAAGAAATCGCTAGTCTAATGAATGAGTGGCTCGCTTATTTTCTATGA
- a CDS encoding site-specific integrase — MQKANTKLEKPINQPLSSHIFRHTLLSTLAEKNAIMVRVEHKNAKTVNNIYTHVSKRMEQATLEVLNTISLNRKYIRSNLDK; from the coding sequence TTGCAAAAGGCAAATACTAAACTAGAGAAACCGATAAACCAGCCCCTTAGTTCCCATATTTTCAGGCACACACTCCTTAGTACACTAGCTGAGAAGAATGCTATAATGGTTAGAGTGGAACACAAAAACGCTAAAACAGTAAATAACATCTACACTCACGTAAGTAAAAGAATGGAGCAAGCTACTTTGGAGGTTTTAAATACCATATCATTAAATCGAAAATATATCAGATCGAATCTAGACAAGTAG
- the pyk gene encoding pyruvate kinase: MNKRVKIVATLGPAVEIRGGKKFGEDGYWGEKLDVEASAKNIAKLIEAGANTFRFNFSHGDHQEQGERMATVKLAEKIAGKKVGFLLDTKGPEIRTELFEGEAKEYSYKTGEKIRVATKQGIKSTREVIALNVAGALDIYDDVEVGRQVLVDDGKLGLRVVAKDDATREFEVEVENDGIIAKQKGVNIPNTKIPFPALAERDNDDIRFGLEQGINFIAISFVRTAKDVNEVRAICEETGNGHVQLFAKIENQQGIDNLDEIIEAADGIMIARGDMGIEVPFEMVPVYQKMIIKKVNAAGKVVITATNMLETMTEKPRATRSEVSDVFNAVIDGTDATMLSGESANGKYPLESVTTMATIDKNAQALLNEYGRLDSDSFERNSKTEVMASAVKDATNSMDIKLVVTLTKTGHTARLISKYRPNADILALTFDELTERGLMLNWGVIPMLTDAPSSTDDMFEIAERKAVEAGLVESGDDIVIVAGVPVGEAVRTNTMRIRTVR, encoded by the coding sequence ATGAACAAACGTGTAAAAATCGTTGCAACTTTGGGTCCTGCGGTAGAAATCCGTGGTGGTAAAAAATTCGGTGAGGACGGATACTGGGGTGAAAAACTTGATGTTGAAGCTTCAGCTAAAAACATTGCTAAATTGATTGAAGCTGGTGCTAACACATTCCGATTCAACTTCTCACACGGCGACCACCAAGAACAAGGTGAGCGTATGGCAACTGTTAAACTTGCGGAAAAAATTGCAGGTAAAAAAGTTGGTTTCCTTCTTGATACAAAAGGACCTGAAATCCGTACAGAATTGTTCGAAGGTGAAGCTAAAGAATATTCATACAAAACTGGTGAAAAAATTCGTGTTGCAACTAAACAAGGAATCAAATCAACTCGTGAAGTGATTGCGTTGAACGTTGCTGGTGCTCTTGATATCTATGATGATGTTGAAGTTGGTCGTCAAGTTTTGGTTGACGATGGTAAACTTGGTCTTCGTGTGGTTGCTAAAGATGATGCAACTCGTGAATTTGAAGTTGAAGTTGAAAACGATGGTATCATCGCTAAACAAAAAGGTGTGAACATCCCTAACACTAAAATTCCTTTCCCAGCTCTTGCTGAACGCGATAACGACGATATCCGTTTCGGTCTTGAACAAGGTATCAACTTCATCGCAATTTCATTCGTACGTACTGCAAAAGATGTGAACGAAGTTCGTGCAATCTGTGAAGAAACTGGAAACGGACATGTTCAATTGTTCGCTAAAATCGAAAACCAACAAGGTATCGATAACTTAGACGAAATCATCGAAGCAGCTGATGGTATTATGATTGCTCGTGGTGATATGGGTATCGAAGTACCGTTCGAAATGGTTCCAGTTTATCAAAAAATGATTATCAAGAAAGTCAATGCTGCAGGTAAAGTTGTTATCACTGCAACAAACATGCTTGAAACAATGACTGAAAAACCACGTGCAACTCGTTCAGAAGTATCAGACGTATTCAACGCTGTTATCGACGGAACTGACGCTACAATGCTGTCAGGCGAGTCTGCAAACGGTAAATACCCACTCGAGTCAGTAACTACAATGGCTACAATCGACAAGAACGCTCAAGCTCTTCTTAATGAATACGGACGTCTTGATTCAGATTCATTTGAGCGTAACTCTAAGACAGAAGTAATGGCTTCTGCTGTTAAAGATGCTACTAACTCAATGGATATCAAATTGGTTGTAACTCTTACTAAGACAGGTCATACTGCACGTTTGATTTCTAAATACCGTCCAAATGCTGACATCTTAGCATTGACATTTGACGAATTGACAGAACGTGGCTTGATGTTGAACTGGGGTGTTATCCCAATGTTGACAGATGCTCCATCTTCAACTGACGATATGTTCGAAATCGCTGAACGTAAAGCGGTAGAAGCAGGTCTCGTTGAGTCAGGCGATGATATCGTTATCGTTGCTGGTGTGCCAGTAGGAGAAGCTGTTCGCACAAACACAATGCGTATCCGCACAGTACGTTAA
- a CDS encoding PspC domain-containing protein: MNSKFYKMRRNRMISGVLAGLSDKWNFDVTLVRFLFAIFTVANFGLGVIIYIILASIMPTKEEIEAEMYGTGPRKRKEAQAIDDNEGWFW, translated from the coding sequence ATGAACAGTAAATTTTATAAAATGAGACGCAATCGCATGATTTCAGGAGTTCTGGCAGGTCTGTCAGACAAGTGGAATTTTGATGTTACCCTAGTTCGTTTCTTGTTTGCCATTTTTACAGTTGCAAACTTTGGACTTGGCGTGATTATCTATATCATCCTAGCTTCTATCATGCCTACCAAGGAAGAAATCGAAGCAGAAATGTACGGAACAGGCCCACGTAAACGCAAAGAAGCCCAAGCCATTGACGACAATGAAGGCTGGTTTTGGTGA